The Haliotis asinina isolate JCU_RB_2024 chromosome 2, JCU_Hal_asi_v2, whole genome shotgun sequence genomic interval AAATCATTATGATAATACTACCGTAAATACCTCAAAACTGCAGGAAAACTTGAGCAAACAATGAATACTGATATATTCCAGCATAATGGGTGTTAATTAGTATAATGCTTGAACGAAGCCAAATGAATATGATTATGATGATAGTTGATGAAAGATATTACCATACACTTTTTGCTTTTGGTACTCACTAGTTATCTGTATGTGAAAAGCCGAACATCATTTTAAgctgaaatgtttctcagatcCATTGCacatacatataaaaatattaatataacaTCGAGGAGACATGATACAAAAGTAACACATCACactgataaatatactgtttTGGCAAGCATGAGTATATGGTATAATCTCATGTATACCTTTTATGCACAGTAAGAATCAGAAGATCTCACTTATCAAATATATCCGTGTACTTATAACACGCTGCCACCAGAAGCAGCACAAGAATTCCAAGGCACAAAAGACCGTAACATCCGAGAATCTGAATGAACGCAATCATAAACACCGTCTTCTCGCACCAGTTGCTCGGCTCGTGAAGGAGAGGCTTGTAGTTAGGTTCATAAATTGTGAACACCCAGTATGTCCCAGTAATTTGCCATCCAAGCAAGAAAGCTGACAGCATGGCGTCCATTAGTTTGAAAGTGTGTGACGCAAAGGCAGCATCGTTATCGTGGGCGTCATAGAATGCGTCCATACTTTCGTAGCGCCGTATCTGAACGTTTCGCCACCACATGCCAACGAGCTTGAGAATGCCAAAGCACCCTCCCACCATGAGATACACTGGAATCTTCGGTTGTACTGGACAGTCGCTGAGGTATTTGACCCCAGCAGATACCATAGCAGTCGGTATGATCAACAGCACCACAATAAGCACAGTgaaaaatactgaaacaaaaatatcatactGTTGAAGGAATCATGAGGAATATTTTACTGGAGACATTGGTGAAAAAAATACCTTTAACGATGCGGTGGTGTGGTTAGGGCCTGGTTACAAGATGTCGCAATTCGCATttgagttgcgtcccttaatTGTGGCAGGATCCATTTGTTCCATTATGTCCGCGTTTCAACAATATCGTTTTGTAAAGGTTAACGATGACCGTTATGGAAATATTAGTGGTGGGGTCATTACAAGGGAGAGAGTGGAGAGGTATGATCTTTTCGAACTATAGCAGTGATCATTCTTTGTCcttatgaataaatgaatactTTTGTTAAGTACACGAAACCATTTGTAGTTCTCTTTATAACCAATCAGATATGACCTTATATCAGTTATGAATAAAACAGGCCGACACAAAAACTCCTGACATACTTCAAAATGTCAGCCTGGTACCACAAGATAATGATGACTCCTACTCTCATTCCTCGTACACATTTAAGTGAATAATGTATCGTGTACGTGATCATTAGCAAAGGGTAATTTGAAAAATACTTCACACTGTAACACTGTAACCACATCGGAACTTGAGTGCGGTATTGTGGCAGCTTGACTTGTGAAATTTCATTATGTTTCTGTCCTACCCCACAACGAGACAACTATGTGGTCACGCCTTAGGCAGGTGATTTAAATTCCGTTCACCCCGCAGGAAATGGGTACCTGATAGTAGAAGTCTTATGTCTATTAAGCTTTCAGCGTCTCCCAGACAGCTTAGTATGCGCTAAGAGCATGTCCACGAGAAGTGCAATTCAACGCGATATAAGTGTACAATGATATTATCTCAGTCTTAACCCTAACAGTTAATGTGTAACAGGCTGAACTGATGGTTTCTGAagcaaaatacattttgttcatgCAAAGCAAATCGATGCTGCTCCCGACGATATGGactgttgctcatgatatcaatcactggatggcCTCAGCAAGATTCCATTAATTCAGGACTGCGATCCTATAACTACATTATTGTTATCGGAAGCACTACTCACAAGAATTGCAGAAAATGTCGGTGACCCGACACACAAAGTCCTTAGTGTCGTCTGCTTCTTTGTTGGCCTCTCTGATCTGGAGGAAGACTTCCCCATGGATGGGCTGGTCAGTACTGGGTGTCCGTGCCGGCCACCTCACGCCAGTCTGATACAGCTGGTTGTTGTCGTCAAAACACTGAAAGGTAAACATTAATATCAGTCTTCTCACAATGGTGTttatttatgttgttgtttgttgtttaaggcagCAATAGTCAGCAATgtgcgtctggaccagacaaaccgaTGGCTAACATCACGAGCACTGAAACATACaattggtatacgatgacattcCATCACCACCAAAATCGCACGACCAGCAAATCAATTTCGTCTTCTTTTGGGGCATGCATATGTTTCTGGGCACTTGCTTTCAGATTAGACATTCTAATGGTGTCTTATTTCTAATACATCTTCTTCTGCTGTTACTACTGCAGCTACTGCGTCCATTGCGTCTACAATAAATCCACCGGATGATCTGATTTGTTCGTGTTCTGGTTTAACGACGCACTGAGCAATAGTCCGGCTGTGTGCGACTGGAGTGGAAATCTCAATGATAAGTATGATACTAtgttgaacagcaaaagaaacgcaaatgtCGAATCTCATAAATGtaaacgttcatgtttatgttttgtatttAAGAACGTGGCAAAAagctgcatttcttttgctgttcagtatatttatagCAACGATCAACACTGTCATATTCCTATGATAAAAACCAACCATGTTACCAAAAATTGACTTCATCGCTTATTTGACAAGATTGGTACCCAAACCGAAATCTGTGACATGTTCTGGGCTTTATACCCGCACGGATACCCTGATACAGCAGATACCGGGAGCTAAAACTGAAGCTGATCCAATGATTATCAGATTTTAAGCATCTGTATTCCTGGATTGAGAATTGAAATCAatatcatacatgtatatcagcaAATAATTTATGCCAGTGTAATATGATACTGCCACATACCTGTATCTGGAATATAGCCGCGAACAAGATACAAATCAACGCAGCAAGTAATGGTTTTGTCATGAGCATCCACCCCGTTATTGGACCTGTCAGCCATCAGCCGTATCACAAAGTGAGACAACTAGTCCTTGCCGCCAGTAGTCACCTCTCAAACAACAGATGCGATGAGCCTGTCCCAGTGCGTTATTATGAACAAtaatagattgatgctcattataTTGATCCCTGGTACACTTGCTAGACAGGTGCTGACTTTATGGAGTGATGCATAAACAAAATCAGGCATCGTTCAGTGTATGAACACACATTCGACATACTTCAACAGCTGTGCTTAAGAGCTCACAACGACCTCGTAACTACCTTAATTCGATTTCAGTCCGACTTCAGTCGACCTGTCTCGACTCCGGTCGGCCAGGCTAAGAAGACTTATACTCGACCTGAACTCGACCAGGTAGACCTTACTCGATTCCTTTGACCTGTACATCGACCTAATTTCATTCGTATCTCAAGTTAATCTGGTCCTAAGTCGACCGGCCTTACCTCTACGACCTGTGCTCGATCGGATCGAACCCGACCTTTCAACGCTAAACGTTAACGCATTTAAATGGTGGGCCATTCTTATCtgcagagtaagtgagtgagtgagtttggttttacgacgcttttagcagtgttccagcaacatcaccacaaggggacaccagaaatgcgcttcacacattgtacccatgtagggaatggaactcgggtcttcggcgtgacaagcgaacgccttGACCTCATggccaccccaccccacacaaaCAAGATCTAGATTGGGTGCACTGTGTGACTAAAAAATGAAAACCCGTAGTTTAAACGTAAGGTGAGGCATATATGAATCATAAGAGATCGACGGGAATCAGAATTTTAGATTGTGTCCAAATACAAATACACTTTAATTATTCATCTTTTATAAcctgtgttatattttcataCGAGTAGGAACACACTACATTTAGCACACATGCCGTGTCGCAGAATGTTTATAGATCTAAGACGGTTCATAGAACATGAATAATAATACCACACATTAATAGGACTCGAGAGAAAACATAATGTGGAAGAAATGTGACAATGTCACATTATGATTATGTACGTCATAATAATACATTTCCTACAAAAGCGTACTTTTTTTCACGACACAGAGCTGAAAGTTTCGGAACCAGTGACAGTATAATAGAGTGGATTCAATACCCATTATAGGAGTATTGAATTTAATAAACTACAACTGGGCAAAATCATTAGGtaattttcaaattcaaaacgtGACTTAACATTTTGATAGATTTGATAGGTCTCTACCTATTGATTCCTTTTCCTAATTCTTTAATTGTCATGGTTTTTGTTATTAGGTGTCGTCCAATTTCGGCATAGAACATTATACACTTCTAGTGTTTTACAAGAAGGtaaatagagagagagagagagagagagagagagagagagagagagagagagagagagagagaggaagagatGACCTATGTGAAGGCTGTGTGGGCGAAGTAGTTTTAAAAGGAAAAGAACGCACTTCCTCCAAAGATTATTGGAAAAGTATAAATTAGATGGACAACTTACAACGGCATCTAATAACGTGAAGCCATTTCTTAATTTCCTACATTTAATGAATTGAGTATTTCAACCTCTGCACTGATCTTCTCTTTGTACATCGTCATTAATCTTTCAAAGATACAAGAAGGGTATTGGAATATGCAGAGACAGTGCTAGCAGTAACCTCAGTTACTCAGTAATCTCTGTTTcgacaaaaaaaaaattaaaaatataaatctaGACTTTTGCAATCGTAGGGTATTTCTATAAAATACACGTAAGTAATGAGTGTAGCAGTAGAATTTCCCTAAATATCCATTTCTTCACCGATTTCGTTCAAATTCGAAATATGTGTAAATTATAGCATCTGAATGCCATTATTCCAGTAAATGGACGCAGAATAACTAATCTCACCTAACGCAAGCTTATACCGAAAAGCAGATTGTcggaaaacaaatatttattactACCGATGTGGGTACAGTTATCTCCGGATATCACGAAGTCACACATAACATATGACTCTAGCGTAGTGATAATGCCGACAGTTTTGGTATAAACAGCAACTTCTGATATAAAGAACTGATCTCGGAGGTCATATGAAATCGTTATATCAGTTGACGCCGTAAGCCTTGGACATAAACGATACATAACTGTAACACACCAGCTGCTCCTGTCTAGTCTTGTTGTTTAAAAACACATAATGATGGGCTAATGTGCCACTAATGTGCATGGAAGCAGAGGCATTAAATATGGCCTTATCTGGTTTTCAAACATAACAATCTCTCATTTCGAAGACGCAAGGATGCGCATGATCACAGGGGAGGATGATCACATATAATGAGTGCCTTAATCTGGCCTTTTCATCTTTGATAACAGTGGATATCGGTAAAGACATAAAAAAATTCACACAGCATAAAAAACACGAACTTGTTAGTTGGATCAAGTACAGTTTACAAAATCTGTCTAAAACACACTCGAAGAAAATGACATCATCTTTGCCAATCAATCAGACAAGCAATACGGCCGCACACACGAAACAGCTGCTTATACGCAGATATCCGCATATTGACGGGAAATCAATACTGACAATACAGCTGTATGCAGCGTTTAAGTATTCAGTCATGACTCCAGCACTAAGTGCGAGTACattagaaatgggtttaacacaTTAAAGCATCCCACGATTTCCCAATAATGTCAAAGTGtttttgaaaagtatatgtaaaacatgAGGTCTATTTGCTATGATATTCCACGATTATTCCAATACTAAGTGAGAATACATTTGGAAAAGCCATATTACCGTAAGTTAGCTCACTCTTATTCTATTACTAAGTCAGAGGAATTTAGAAAGGTAAATATAATACGTGAGAGTTATTTGGGTTATTATTTAAGGTATTCCACGATTATTCCAGTACTAAGTGAGACTTATTTATGGTATATAATGTTAAAGTATTCCAGTATTCCACAATTATAACGTTATATTTGACGTTAAAGTATTCCAGTATTCCACAATTATTCCAGTATCAAGTGAGCGTGTGTTTGAAAAGGACTTTAAGGGAACCCACACAAAATGAAGTGAAAAACCTACACCCAACTTCTATATTTCTACACCTGATATAAATCCCTTTTCTAGCAATTCTAAATGCAATTCAAAGACTATATATTTGCTATAACATGTTTTACTTCGggtcataaaaatatgttaataGTCATATGTTAATAGTCTTAACATAAGAACTGATTGTTTCACAataaatttatatttcattaatGAATTAAGTACCAAAGAACAAATGGTCTATGTTATCTGCCGATACACACACTGTAGGGAAAACAATTAAGACAATAACCGTATGGTCCTCTTGAAACCAACGATGACAACCAATGTTTACGAGGGTAAACGATGGTTCATGTATTAATGATATAACATGCTCACTTAGAAACTCACCATAACAGGAATAATTCCAGAACAGGTTAGGTAATAGCGACAATTTGGGCACAACTTGCCAGGGAGGTATGATATAATATGATGGTATTATGTATAGCTCATGCCCTCACGTTTCCAGGATGAGATTAGGATGCATTTTTCATGTGTTTAGTGGAGTGTTTGGTAACGACTGCTCTGCTTACACCATACAGGTATGttaattggtttgtttgtttcttctttAATGCTGCAatgagtacaaagtgtgaatAATATACTAAATATGAATATAGACATAAAAAGAACGATTCACGTTCTTGGTTGTCCTTAACAAATAAAGGTATTATTGCAGTGTGTCTACGGTAAAGGTAGGAGATATGTTGTCTAATCCGGACTGTTTTACAATCTAGACAAATAAACCTTTCCATAGGTCCATAAAGACagattccattgtatatggaaCTGAATAATTCTACTTAAACTGAACGCATGATTCGTCATTGGACACTGTAGctatttgaatattttagttCAATGTGTGTCATACGTATTCAGAAGCTATGTTTTCACTCAGGCCATGTTCTGATTCTCCAAATCATGTCATCTGTAACTAACTTTAATCTATATAGTTTCATATTAATATCCATCTGTTATAGTGGTCGGTAAATTATTGATGACCCATATAGAGAACTCATCTATTTCATCCTACGTCATTTCCAGTAAATGTCACCTCCTTTTACTATTCGCCCGATATTTGATAACGGTAGATTCATTTTGAACACCCCATTTACTCAATATAGGACTGGTATAAAACCTTTTCAAGACTTATTCGCTGTTCAACGCGTTTCTAAATGTTATGGCTATCATCAGTGGTATTTGTAAACACATAATTATTCAAGATGCAGTATGGGATGGCACAGCATCAGACAATATGTCAGTTTGAACATTTCCTACATTGCTACTAATTTAATACGCTGATACAGTTGAAGTTTCCCTTAAGCATAACACTATACTGTATGTACTGGTGGGCGTTGCTCTGGTTTCTTTTGATAAAGTTAGACTTATAAATCCAAGAAAAAATGAGCGCAGATGAAATCCATTATTTTGCGTTTCATCCTACTTCTGCTGTGAGCAAACTGTAATGATAATATCATTGGCATTCATGTGGTCCAGTAACATATGTAACCATTGTCAATctgaaatataaatgtcattacAAAGAAGATATCACTTCTCTCAATCTGTACATTATGCGAATCCATGCCTTGCTATACGTGCTTCGAATAACAATTTCGATTTGTGGACTACTAACCCGAATCCAGCAATATATCAGTGTCAATCAACCTGTGAAACATACACTTCTCAAACTATGCTCACGATCAAGAATATGAACGAATGATTAAACAATCAATTTGAAATAACCCGTACACAGAGACGTCCGATGCGAAAAAAGATGCGTAAAAATCTTGGGTGTGTCGGGAAAAATTAGTTTTATACAACTGTCCAAGAGCACAAATACATTTACTGCCAAAGATTGCAATAACTGAACCACTTAACCCAGTATACGTCAAATGATGCATTGTGATGGCCGAAGAAGTTTGCAGATGTATGGACATACTTGAAACAGGGTTAACACAACGTCACGTTGCAAACGTGAATGGTGTCGGTCAAAGTGCGATGTGAACGGCGTGGAATCGATACTTGACGATTGGATCAACTATCGAGCGACTTGCAAGTGATCGACGGCGCTCCTCTCCCGGTTGACGCAAGGCGTCGTCACGACGTGACGTAAGGGGGGTTGCTGATCACGCAAGGCATGTATACACATTCACCTGACCTGACATCAGGCAGCAATATGTAGATTGGTAAGATCAC includes:
- the LOC137272973 gene encoding transmembrane protein 272-like isoform X1, yielding MSMLTRKGTLVRPKRGTIKKSQVSRTRSGGTGKDASRGLEEGEESPGVSTPVQSQDLVTQSPGKSTVVCFDDNNQLYQTGVRWPARTPSTDQPIHGEVFLQIREANKEADDTKDFVCRVTDIFCNSLFFTVLIVVLLIIPTAMVSAGVKYLSDCPVQPKIPVYLMVGGCFGILKLVGMWWRNVQIRRYESMDAFYDAHDNDAAFASHTFKLMDAMLSAFLLGWQITGTYWVFTIYEPNYKPLLHEPSNWCEKTVFMIAFIQILGCYGLLCLGILVLLLVAACYKYTDIFDK
- the LOC137272973 gene encoding transmembrane protein 272-like isoform X2, translating into MNTISGNSVKCFDDNNQLYQTGVRWPARTPSTDQPIHGEVFLQIREANKEADDTKDFVCRVTDIFCNSLFFTVLIVVLLIIPTAMVSAGVKYLSDCPVQPKIPVYLMVGGCFGILKLVGMWWRNVQIRRYESMDAFYDAHDNDAAFASHTFKLMDAMLSAFLLGWQITGTYWVFTIYEPNYKPLLHEPSNWCEKTVFMIAFIQILGCYGLLCLGILVLLLVAACYKYTDIFDK